DNA from Actinomyces sp. oral taxon 897:
TCGTCGAGGGCGCCCGCCTGGCCCTGGTCATGGACTACGTCGGCGGCGGGGACCTGCGCGGGCTCATGGGCACGCAGGGCCCCTTCGAGCCGGCCATGGCCGCCTGGATCGGCACCTGCGTCGCCACGGGCCTGGCCGCCATCCACCAGGCCGGGGTCATCCACCGGGACATTAAGCCCGCGAACATCCTCATTGACGCCTCGACGACCCCGGGCACGCCTCGGGTGGCGGACTTCGGTATCGCCCGGATCTGCGACGCGGCCGCCTCCACGCGCTCGACCCTGAGCGGCGGTACCCCGCTGTACATGGCCCCCGAGGTGTACGAGGGCGGCCCCCAGACGCCGGCCGTGGACGTCTACTCCCTGGGCGTGGTGCTCTACCAGATGTGCTGCGGGGTACCGCCCTTCGTCGGCAACCCGATGCAGGTGATGCGGGCGCAGGCCACCCAGGCGCCGGGCCGCCCGGAGGGCATCCCCGACCCCCTCTGGGAGCTGATCGCCGCCATGCTCGCCCGGGCCCCCCAGGAGCGCCCCGGTGTCCTGGAGGTGCAGCGCCGTCTGAGCGAGATGGTGACCTCCCTGGCCGGCCTGCCAGCTGCCCCCGCGCTCACCCAGCCCCCACCGGGTCAGGCGCTGCCCCACAGCGGCCCCGCCGGGACCACGGGTGCCGTGGCGGGCCCGGCCTCACCCCCGGTGGCCGGTGTCCTGGGACCGGTCGACGCCGACGCCACGGATCCCTCGACGGCGCGCACGCTCGTCGGCACGCTCCCCAAGGGGGCGGAGGCGGTCCTGGCCGGGGTCACGCTCTCGCCCGGCGCAGGCGCCGCCCAGGCCCCCGACGCCCTGGCCTCCGGTGACCTGGCCTCCGGAGCCCTCCCGCCCGGGACGCCGCCAGAGCTCCTGCCCGCGCCCAGGCGGCGGCGCGTCGTGCTCCTCGTCGTCCTCGTCCTGCTGGTCCTGGGCTGCGGTGGTGGGGTAGTGGCCCTGTCCGTCCTCGGCCAGGACGACGACCCCGCCCCGACCCAGGCCGCGGGCAGCCCGTCCATGAGTCTGGCCACGAGCCCGGACGCCGGGCAGGCCACCTACGACCCCCAGGGCACTGCGAGCCCGGACGGCGGTCAGACCCCCGCCACCGACGCCGCCAGCGACCAGGAGGCCACCGGCGTCGCGAACTCCCTGCTGACGGCCCTGGCCGCCAACGACGAGCAGGCCGTCTGGAACACCACGACCCAGCAGGCCCGGCTCCAGCTCGAGGACACGCTCCCCGGCTCCGGCACCGCGGTGCGCTCCTACCTGGTCAGCTCCACGTCCGCGTCCGTGCACTGCTCGCAGGCCGACGCCGACCCCCGTGTCCCCCTGGGTCCCGGGCAGGTGCCCTGCACGGTCCCCGTGACGTGCGCGGGCCCGGAGTCCACGACCTGCCCCCGTCCGGTGCTCGTGGTCGACGCCTCCTCGGGCACCGCCCGGGTCGCCCTCGTCGCCCTGCCCGCCAAGGGCGCGGTCCCCGCCGTCGCCTCCCCCGACCTGCCTCGCACGCAGGTGCCCGTGCAGGACGCCCCCGGTGTCCCCGACCTGGGCGACGCCACGCTGCCCCTGCCCGAGGGCTGCGCGGTGGCCGCCGCGGCGTCGTTCCGCTCCGGCTCCGCCCTGGTGTCCAGCGGGAGCGAGGCCTCCCTGGTCTACCTGCGCCACCCGGTCACGACCATGTCCACCGCGCAGGGGCAGGTCACCCTGGTGCCCCTGGAGTGCCACCGGGGTGGCAACAGGGACCTCTTCCACACGCGCCTGGCGGTCTACTCCTCCGAGCGCACCCTGCTCGGGGACTTCGCCCTCAGGGAGGCGCACAGTGGCGCGGAGGCCGGTATGGTCACCCGGGTCACGGTCTCCGGTAGCACCGTCCACCTGGAGTGGGTGAACCAGGAGACCGCGGGCGACCGCTCCTGCCACCTGTGCTCCACGGGCTCGGGCAGTATCGACCTGACCTGGACGGGCACGGGGTTCACGCCCAGCGGCCTGAGGACGGGCAACGGATCCTGAGACGGACTTGGCGTGGGAGCGTTCTGCGCAGGCTGCCTCCTGCACTACGGTCGTGGTGGGAGCGGTGTGCGGGGACGTTTTGTGCACAGGGTGACATTTTGTGCGTAGGGTGACGTTTTGTGCAGAAAGTGACGAATCTAGGTCGCTTTGTGCGCAATCGGTTACCTTCTGCACAAAGTGTTCCGCTGTGTGCCGTGCAGTGCGGGTGGGGCGGGGCCTGGTTGCGGTGGGCGGGGTGTCTGCTGGTGGGGTGGGGGCGGGGTCCTGCCGGGGATCCTCCCGGGTACGACAGTGGTTGGCCGGAGCGGTGTCTGCTGGTGGTGCGGTCTGTCGGGACCGGGGTGGTGTTGCACATTCATCCTGGGGTGCTGGCAGGGGTGGTGGCGTAGTTCCAGCGGTTTCCCGCCCTCGGGGACGTCCGGGAACAGGATGAATGTGCAACGGCGCCCGCGTTGCACATTCATCCTGCCTCCCGGGTCCGGGCCGATAGGCGAATCCGCGTGGTCCTGCCATTTACTGATCGCGGTTTGTAGAAAGAATGTGCAACTCCTACTGGATGAGCCCGAGGCTCCTGAGGAGGTAGGGCATTGTCGTTGAGGGACACTCTCCCTGGGTGTCCGGCTCGGGGAGGGAGCCCGGCGGCAGGTAGCAGCGCCCGGCCGCCTCTGCCATGGCGTCCCAGGGGAAGTCCTCGGGGATCTCCTTGCACTGCCTCTTAGGCAGTCCGGTCAGCTCCTGGTAGTGACGACCTGCCTCGGCCTGGTCCTGGTAGCGGCGGACAGGTCCGTAGTGTGCATTGAGCCAGACCTCGAAGCAGGGGACAGACACGATAGCGTGGACCGAGGTCCGCCTGTGTTTCTTGTCCAGCTTCCGGCACTGGTCGAGAAAAGGGCGGCAGTCAGTGCCGTCATGGTCGACGACGACCCAGACCTCGGCGAAGCAGCTAATGTCAGGGCGTTTTCTTCTCAGCTCCTTGACGACGGTCTCGGGAGGCCCGTTGACAGAGCGGACGGTTATCGCTATATCGTTTTCGACCATCATCTTGAGGTGGGTGAGGTAGGACTTCTCCGTCTTCTTCCCGTTGGTGACGAGGAGAACGGTGCGCCGCTCGGTGCGCCGCGGGCGCCGTGAGGCCATGTCAGTCCCCCTCCAGGCCCTCTGTCAGGATGCGGCGGATGCCTGACGTATCGACCCGCGGAACCGCGCCAAAGGCGCCGACGAGATAGCGGCGCTGCTTGTTGGTGCCCTTGCGGGTGCTGGTGAAGTCCGCCAGGGAGAAGAGCTCGCTGGAGCCGTCCGCGTGCTTCTCGCACATCCAGATCTCGTCCCTCTCCAGGAGCTGGGTGGGGGAGTTGTCCATGAGGGAGGTGTCGTGGGTGGTGAAGACGATCTGCGCGCCGGAGTGGTTGAGGTCGGTATCCTTGAACATCTCCACGATCTCGGCGGTCAGCGCGGGGTGCAGGCTGGCGTCGAGCTCGTCGACCAGGAGGACCTGTCCGAGTCGGAGCGCCTCGATCGCTGGGCCGATGGTGGTGAACCAGGTGAGCGTACCCTGGCTCTGGGCACCTATGCCCAGGCGGTGCTCCTGTCCGTCCGCACCCGTGTGGACGAATACGAGTGAGCGTTGAAGATCCCGGATTACCTCCTCGGGGATCCTGACCTCGTCCTTGTCGTCCTTCCTCGCGATATTCCTCAGGCTCTCCAGTAGTTGCGGGGGGATCTCCCGCTCCTCCAATTCGACGCGGGTAATGCCCAGGTCGGCGGCGTGCGCCATGGCATTACTGAGCTCGCTCCACTGGGTGGGCCTGTCGTCCAGGTGCCCCATGATCCACCGCAACCACCTTTCGCGTTCCCTGTCGCTGTGGTGGATAGAGCGCATGGCGCGCAGGCTGCGGGCGACCGGGGCCAGGGTCTCGTGACGGTAGCGCAGGGCGACGGCGAGGAACAGGTCCTCGACGGTGGTAATGCGCCGGACCTCGGCGGTGGCGCCCCGGAGCGTGGGACCGGCGTCAATGACCGGGCTGTCGTCCTCGGGGCCCTGCGTGCGGACAAAGAGCCTCCTCCAGCGGGGGCCTGCCGTCCACAGCTCCTCGCGGGCCACGCCCCAGGAGTGGGCCTCGACGCTGTAGCGGAACCGCTGGTCGGCGTGGGTGAAGCCAATGGTGTAGGAGGTGGGGGCGGTAGCGTGCTCGGTGTCCAGCAGGTAGGGCTGGTGCAGGAGGCCACGGCGGCCGCCCACGGCGTCGCGCAGGCACTCGACGGCGTCGAGCAGGGTGGACTTGCCGGAGGCGTTGGCGCCGTAGAGGGCGGCGACGCGCCAGGTCTCGTCCTCCCAGGAGGAGCCGGGGCGGGGGGTGAGGGTCTTGAGGCTGCTGCGGGTCAGGTCCAGGACGGCCTCGTCGGCGAAGCAGCGGTAGTTGACCACGGAGAAGTCCAACAACATGGTCACATAGTAGCATATAGGGCAAAATCAGGAAAAAATTTCCTCATTGGGTGTCTCGTGGGCCTGTCGAGGCCCTCTGGCTCGAGCGGACTCAGACCGCGGTGCGTCCTGGGGCGGCCTCGCCCGGACTGGGTGCGGACTGCGGGGTGAGGACCACGTGCGGCGTCCTCGGGCCCTGCCCGGCCTGCTCGGGCCGGGGCCGGTGGACCACGGCCGTGAACGCCACCCCCGTGTCGTAGAAGTCAGGCGCCTCCAGCCCGTGCCCGCGCAGGGCCTCGCGGACCTCCGTAATACCTCCGCCCTCGCCCTCGACGACGCGGATCCCGTCGGGGCCACGCAGGTGCTGGCAGATAGCGTAGAGGAACTCGTTGGGGGCGGACCGTCCCTCGGGGTGCCCCAGCTGGGAGGTGGTGAGGGCGTACAGGCCACCGGGGTTGGTGATGACCAGCCGGTCC
Protein-coding regions in this window:
- a CDS encoding serine/threonine-protein kinase, with product MSESPDPGPDPQDAGRHLGSLYVLEERIGAGAQGEVWKGRARGSSEPLAFKILSYDLSLEHTVVEAFLRERKVLQKVSSPLVVRFRDLVVEGARLALVMDYVGGGDLRGLMGTQGPFEPAMAAWIGTCVATGLAAIHQAGVIHRDIKPANILIDASTTPGTPRVADFGIARICDAAASTRSTLSGGTPLYMAPEVYEGGPQTPAVDVYSLGVVLYQMCCGVPPFVGNPMQVMRAQATQAPGRPEGIPDPLWELIAAMLARAPQERPGVLEVQRRLSEMVTSLAGLPAAPALTQPPPGQALPHSGPAGTTGAVAGPASPPVAGVLGPVDADATDPSTARTLVGTLPKGAEAVLAGVTLSPGAGAAQAPDALASGDLASGALPPGTPPELLPAPRRRRVVLLVVLVLLVLGCGGGVVALSVLGQDDDPAPTQAAGSPSMSLATSPDAGQATYDPQGTASPDGGQTPATDAASDQEATGVANSLLTALAANDEQAVWNTTTQQARLQLEDTLPGSGTAVRSYLVSSTSASVHCSQADADPRVPLGPGQVPCTVPVTCAGPESTTCPRPVLVVDASSGTARVALVALPAKGAVPAVASPDLPRTQVPVQDAPGVPDLGDATLPLPEGCAVAAAASFRSGSALVSSGSEASLVYLRHPVTTMSTAQGQVTLVPLECHRGGNRDLFHTRLAVYSSERTLLGDFALREAHSGAEAGMVTRVTVSGSTVHLEWVNQETAGDRSCHLCSTGSGSIDLTWTGTGFTPSGLRTGNGS
- a CDS encoding RloB family protein, encoding MASRRPRRTERRTVLLVTNGKKTEKSYLTHLKMMVENDIAITVRSVNGPPETVVKELRRKRPDISCFAEVWVVVDHDGTDCRPFLDQCRKLDKKHRRTSVHAIVSVPCFEVWLNAHYGPVRRYQDQAEAGRHYQELTGLPKRQCKEIPEDFPWDAMAEAAGRCYLPPGSLPEPDTQGECPSTTMPYLLRSLGLIQ
- a CDS encoding AAA family ATPase, coding for MLLDFSVVNYRCFADEAVLDLTRSSLKTLTPRPGSSWEDETWRVAALYGANASGKSTLLDAVECLRDAVGGRRGLLHQPYLLDTEHATAPTSYTIGFTHADQRFRYSVEAHSWGVAREELWTAGPRWRRLFVRTQGPEDDSPVIDAGPTLRGATAEVRRITTVEDLFLAVALRYRHETLAPVARSLRAMRSIHHSDRERERWLRWIMGHLDDRPTQWSELSNAMAHAADLGITRVELEEREIPPQLLESLRNIARKDDKDEVRIPEEVIRDLQRSLVFVHTGADGQEHRLGIGAQSQGTLTWFTTIGPAIEALRLGQVLLVDELDASLHPALTAEIVEMFKDTDLNHSGAQIVFTTHDTSLMDNSPTQLLERDEIWMCEKHADGSSELFSLADFTSTRKGTNKQRRYLVGAFGAVPRVDTSGIRRILTEGLEGD